NNNNNNNNNNNNNNNNNNNNNNNNNNNNNNNNNNNNNNNNNNNNNNNNNNNNNNNNNNNNNNNNNNNNNNNNNNNNNNNNNNNNNNNNNNNNNNNNNNNNNNNNNNNNNNNNNNNNNNNNNNNNNNNNNNNNNNNNNNNNNNNNNNNNNNNNNNNNNNNNNNNNNNNNNNNNNNNNNNNNNNNNNNNNNNNNNNNNNNNNNNNNNNNNNNNNNNNNNNNNNNNNNNNNNNNNNNNNNNNNNNNNNNNNNNNNNNNNNNNNNNNNNNNNNNNNNNNNNNNNNNNNNNNNNNNNNNNNNNNNNNNNNNNNNNNNNNNNNNNNNNNNNNNNNNNNNNNNNNNNNNNNNNNNNNNNNNNNNNNNNNNNNNNNNNNNNNNNNNNNNNNNNNNNNNNNNNNNNNNNNNNNNNNNNNNNNNNNNNNNNNNNNNNNNNNNNNNNNNNNNNNNNNNNNNNNNNNNNNNNNNNNNNNNNNNNNNNNNNNNNNNNNNNNNNNNNNNNNNNNNNNNNNNNNNNNNNNNNNNNNNNNNNNNNNNNNNNNNNNNNNNNNNNNNNNNNNNNNNNNNNNNNNNNNNNNNNNNNNNNNNNNNNNNNNNNNNNNNNNNNNNNNNNNNNNNNNNNNNNNNNNNNNNNNNNNNNNNNNNNNNNNNNNNNNNNNNNNNNNNNNNNNNNNNNNNNNNNNNNNNNNNNNNNNNNNNNNNNNNNNNNNNNNNNNNNNNNNNNNNNNNNNNNNNNNNNNNNNNNNNNNNNNNNNNNNNNNNNNNNNNNNNNNNNNNNNNNNNNNNNNNNNNNNNNNNNNNNNNNNNNNNNNNNNNNNNNNNNNNNNNNNNNNNNNNNNNNNNNNNNNNNNNNNNNNNNNNNNNNNNNNNNNNNNNNNNNNNNNNNNNNNNNNNNNNNNNNNNNNNNNNNNNNNNNNNNNNNNNNNNNNNNNNNNNNNNNNNNNNNNNNNNNNNNNNNNNNNNNNNNNNNNNNNNNNNNNNNNNNNNNNNNNNNNNNNNNNNNNNNNNNNNNNNNNNNNNNNNNNNNNNNNNNNNNNNNNNNNNNNNNNNNNNNNNNNNNNNNNNNNNNNNNNNNNNNNNNNNNNNNNNNNNNNNNNNNNNNNNNNNNNNNNNNNNNNNNNNNNNNNNNNNNNNNNNNNNNNNNNNNNNNNNNNNNNNNNNNNNNNNNNNNNNNNNNNNNNNNNNNNNNNNNNNNNNNNNNNNNNNNNNNNNNNNNNNNNNNNNNNNNNNNNNNNNNNNNNNNNNNNNNNNNNNNNNNNNNNNNNNNNNNNNNNNNNNNNNNNNNNNNNNNNNNNNNNNNNNNNNNNNNNNNNNNNNNNNNNNNNNNNNNNNNNNNNNNNNNNNNNNNNNNNNNNNNNNNNNNNNNNNNNNNNNNNNNNNNNNNNNNNNNNNNNNNNNNNNNNNNNNNNNNNNNNNNNNNNNNNNNNNNNNNNNNNNNNNNNNNNNNNNNNNNNNNNNNNNNNNNNNNNNNNNNNNNNNNNNNNNNNNNNNNNNNNNNNNNNNNNNNNNNNNNNNNNNNNNNNNNNNNNNNNNNNNNNNNNNNNNNNNNNNNNNNNNNNNNNNNNNNNNNNNNNNNNNNNNNNNNNNNNNNNNNNNNNNNNNNNNNNNNNNNNNNNNNNNNNNNNNNNNNNNNNNNNNNNNNNNNNNNNNNNNNNNNNNNNNNNNNNNNNNNNNNNNNNNNNNNNNNNNNNNNNNNNNNNNNNNNNNNNNNNNNNNNNNNNNNNNNNNNNNNNNNNNNNNNNNNNNNNNNNNNNNNNNNNNNNNNNNNNNNNNNNNNNNNNNNNNNNNNNNNNNNNNNNNNNNNNNNNNNNNNNNNNNNNNNNNNNNNNNNNNNNNNNNNNNNNNNNNNNNNNNNNNNNNNNNNNNNNNNNNNNNNNNNNNNNNNNNNNNNNNNNNNNNNNNNNNNNNNNNNNNNNNNNNNNNNNNNNNNNNNNNNNNNNNNNNNNNNNNNNNNNNNNNNNNNNNNNNNNNNNNNNNNNNNNNNNNNNNNNNNNNNNNNNNNNNNNNNNNNNNNNNNNNNNNNNNNNNNNNNNNNNNNNNNNNNNNNNNNNNNNNNNNNNNNNNNNNNNNNNNNNNNNNNNNNNNNNNNNNNNNNNNNNNNNNNNNNNNNNNNNNNNNNNNNNNNNNNNNNNNNNNNNNNNNNNNNNNNNNNNNNNNNNNNNNNNNNNNNNNNNNNNNNNNNNNNNNNNNNNNNNNNNNNNNNNNNNNNNNNNNNNNNNNNNNNNNNNNNNNNNNNNNNNNNNNNNNNNNNNNNNNNNNNNNNNNNNNNNNNNNNNNNNNNNNNNNNNNNNNNNNNNNNNNNNNNNNNNNNNNNNNNNNNNNNNNNNNNNNNNNNNNNNNNNNNNNNNNNNNNNNNNNNNNNNNNNNNNNNNNNNNNNNNNNNNNNNNNNNNNNNNNNNNNNNNNNNNNNNNNNNNNNNNNNNNNNNNNNNNNNNNNNNNNNNNNNNNNNNNNNNNNNNNNNNNNNNNNNNNNNNNNNNNNNNNNNNNNNNNNNNNNNNNNNNNNNNNNNNNNNNNNNNNNNNNNNNNNNNNNNNNNNNNNNNNNNNNNNNNNNNNNNNNNNNNNNNNNNNNNNNNNNNNNNNNNNNNNNNNNNNNNNNNNNNNNNNNNNNNNNNNNNNNNNNNNNNNNNNNNNNNNNNNNNNNNNNNNNNNNNNNNNNNNNNNNNNNNNNNNNNNNNNNNNNNNNNNNNNNNNNNNNNNNNNNNNNNNNNNNNNNNNNNNNNNNNNNNNNNNNNNNNNNNNNNNNNNNNNNNNNNNNNNNNNNNNNNNNNNNNNNNNNNNNNNNNNNNNNNNNNNNNNNNNNNNNNNNNNNNNNNNNNNNNNNNNNNNNNNNNNNNNNNNNNNNNNNNNNNNNNNNNNNNNNNNNNNNNNNNNNNNNNNNNNNNNNNNNNNNNNNNNNNNNNNNNNNNNNNNNNNNNNNNNNNNNNNNNNNNNNNNNNNNNNNNNNNNNNNNNNNNNNNNNNNNNNNNNNNNNNNNNNNNNNNNNNNNNNNNNNNNNNNNNNNNNNNNNNNNNNNNNNNNNNNNNNNNNNNNNNNNNNNNNNNNNNNNNNNNNNNNNNNNNNNNNNNNNNNNNNNNNNNNNNNNNNNNNNNNNNNNNNNNNNNNNNNNNNNNNNNNNNNNNNNNNNNNNNNNNNNNNNNNNNNNNNNNNNNNNNNNNNNNNNNNNNNNNNNNNNNNNNNNNNNNNNNNNNNNNNNNNNNNNNNNNNNNNNNNNNCAAGCTTACAAGGTGTGAGAAGCATTCTGTTTCCAGTTGACAATCAGGGAGCCAGTGAAGCTTTCTTGGATGCATGGGTGTTAAACTGCAAATACCTGCGATATTTGGATTTAAGTGATTCTACATGTGAGACTCTGCCTGAGTCAATTGGTAAGTTGAAACATTTAAGATATATTTCTCTTCAGGGTAATACAAGAATAAAGAGGCTCCCTAATTCTATTTGCAAGCTGCAACATTTGCAAGTTTTGCTTCTTGATAGGTGTTCAAATCTGGAAACTTTACCGAAAAAGATAAGAAAGTTGATCAGTCTGCAAAGATTGGATATAACCACAAAGCAATCTATTTTGCCAGAGAGTGACATTGCAAAGTTGAATTGTCTTGAACATTTGTCTGTCGAAAATTGTGATAATTTGAAGTCCTTGTTTGTTGAGACAAGATTGCCTACACTTCGAACTTTGCAAGTTCGTGGCTGTGCGAATCTAAAGTCTTTGCCACTTGATACTCAGCATTTTCCTCAGTTAGAAACTTTGGGAATCAGCAGTGTTGGCAATGAAGATTGGCTTCATAGATCAGAGGATACTAATGCTGTCTTGAGGTTAAAAACCATTGTTCTTTTTGAAATGGCAACATTGCCTCATTCTCTCCAACAATATGCAAGCACGTTACAAGGTTTGATGATTTCACGTTGCTACGAGCTGGAGGTACTGCCCGAATGGCTGTGGAATCTGAGTTCTTTGAAATTTCTTTATATCTCCCGGTGTCCGAAATTGAAGTCTCTTTCCAGTGATATCCACCGTCTAACAAGTCTGCAAGTTTTGCGAATCATAAATTGCCATGAGTTATATAGAAAATACGAGCCACAAGTTGGAGAGTGCTGGCCCATGATATCTCACATCAAGCATACTGACATTAGGAACACATGGGAATAGCTAATGGAAGATGAAAAAGAATTGTCTTAACAACCCGGATTGGAGTCAAAGTGCCTTTTGTTTCTTCATCAGTTTCCATAATGTACACAATTGTTCTTGTTTTGTTTTGAACTATATGTCTTCAGTGATTTTTCAAGTTTCTGTATGTTCTTTTGTAATTCAAGATGGTAATTCAACAAGTCTGATTTAATGTTGCCTCTATTGAAATTCTTTACAAATTAGACATTAAGTTACAATCTCAAGGAAGGACATGCATGCATGACATTATCCAACTAGCTGAAACATTCTTGAGTAAATAGTTAGCACATGTAATTGAGATTTGTGGAATTTCTCAAGAACTTGGATAGCATTTTATTTGGCGTGATGATTACCAGGTGAGTAGGTGGATCGCAATAGCATAGCAGCACAAGCACAAACATATTTGACAAGTGTTTCTATGCTTTATCTTTTTCCCATTATATTGCACGCTTCTATGAGCAAGCCATTGTTGTTGTGAAAATTTTCTGTTTGTTTTTTGAAACTTCAATACTTTTCTTTCAAAGTTCAAACATCTATATTTACGCATTTTTCTTGATTGTTGTATTGCCTACTCGAGTATTGACAATGTTTCTGAATTTGGATTTCTTGACGGacttcaaatctttatctttcaTTTCGGAAGGGTATGTTAATTGATATAATAATACTTAAAGTAAGAAATTAAGGGTGATAGGGATTTTATAAGCGCACTACCCAGCAAAAAATTGATTAGATATTATAAAATAAAGACAagacagaaaaagaaaaatggataCAGTCGAGATTTTTTTGGAGTAAGGCAGATGGTGGAAAGGGTATGCCAACGGTAAAGTGGAGTGTTGTACAAAAATCAAAAAATCAAGGAGGTTTGGGGGTTGAAGACATATCTTTGAAGAATACTGCTctattgtttaagtggtggtggaggttcaATAAGGAGGAATGTCCGCTTTGGAAGAAAGTAGTTTGCTCTTGCAATAACCTTGATGGTGGTGTGtcttttgaaaatcaaaatttgaaGAGAATTGGGGGTGTATGGGCTGACATTGGCAACATACGTATGAGTGAGAGTAGTCTTGTGGGTATATTGCAAGTGGGTAACGGAACTAAAACCAAATTCTGGCACGACCTTTGGGTACAGGAAGGTAGATTGAAAGAGGTATTTCCGAGTCTTTACAGAATGACGCTGAACAAGGAGTGCTCAATCAGTGAGTGTGGCATTTGAGATGGTTATATTTGGAGATGGAGCCTACAATGGAGAAGAGCTTTATGGGAATGGGAGGAACAAGACCTTGTAAAGCTTCTTGTAATTTTGTCAAAAATCGGAATTAGACAAGAAGAGGTGGAACTTTGAAATGGAAGCATGATAAGCAAGGTAATTTTTCTGTTAAATCTTTTTTAGATGTGGTTTATAAGAATAAGGAGATAGGAGTGGAACCTAATATGTATAATTTCACGAATATTGTGCCTCCACGGGTTGAGTTGCTGATGTGGTTTGTAATTTTGGAAAGATTGAATACTAGAGATAGATTATGTAAGTTTAAGATTGTTCTAGAAGCGGAATCCTGTTGTGTCTTATGTAAGGATAGGTTGGAGACGGTACATCATTTGTTTTTTTCATGTGATCACATATGGAAGTTGTGGGGATCAATCTTGGTGGATTGGAGTGTGATTTGGGTTTGGCCAGGAACCACCAAAGAACGCTTTGAGGTGTGGATGGATagaaaaataaggaaagatatgAAGGAAGTATGAATGGTGTTATTTTTCTCTGTAATATGGTGCACATGGAAATGTAGAAATAACATTGTCTTTAATAATGGAGTGTTGGTATTAAAGAAGTTAAAGGAGGAAGTTGTCGAATGCACAAATCGATGGTGTCAAGATCGACAATTTAGGAGTATTTGATGTACTTATGAGCGCAAATATCAAGTTTAAGGGGAATTAGAAGACATATGAAGTTGATTTTTGATGCATGATTTTCTGATTTATGGAAAAGGCAAATAAGTTTGCAGAGTAAAAATTGGAAGGAGTATGATCATGATTTGATGTTGTATATTTGAGCAGGTTCACTTTAAAGGTCTTGAGAGGAGCTAAAATCATCATATTCTTTTACTTCCTGTTTGCTGTTTAATGctagtttttatgttttctttgtaATTATTGCCCTGTTTTTGTTGCTGTTGTTTGGAACtatgccaattttatttggaGTTGGGTAAAGATgtaattatctaaaaaaaataGTCATATTTCAAATTATCGTATATTATTAACGTTAAAGTATTTTTTATGTTCATGTtagtaaaatatatttatattaatatattcAATCTGACTAATTCTGGTGGAAGTGTAGACCGGACCGAACAAACAATTGGACCACTCAAAACCAGCTGGTTTGGGTCGAACGGGTCCAACAATGATCCAGTACTCTGAAGGTCTTCCGTGCTCCAACGGATTGTCCTCTTGTGTTGTTTTAATATTCCAAAATACAAAGATTGTGGTTCAAACCACTTACCTTAGCATAGCAAGCTACTAGCATTGCCAGTAGGCTATCTttttaaatatatacaaattaagaaaacaaaagaaattctCTACTCATcataatttatctttttaataaatacttatattatataataatataataaatataaattaattaataaattattaaaatttaaaaataatagttattttaatataaaaataaaataaaatatttatgatagagtaaaattaacaaaatacttatCGTTTCTGTtccatattattttaaaatagttagatattcttaaaatgttagtgaaaatatgtattttaaattttaattttaaatttttgacttttttttatttatatgggACCGGATTAACCGATTCGGTGATCCACGGTTGAATCAATAATCCAATAACCCATTAACTTGACCGATTCGATCACTGGTTCGATTCTGACAACTATGGGTGGTGCCTCCTGCAGTGTgaggaaaaataataaaacaaagttTATGTGAAAGCTGATTACCACTACCAAACCTCTAATCATCCAATCCAAGCTCCTCTGTTTTTCTCTGTTATACCTCTTCACAACTCTTTCTCGCTCTCTACACCATTCTCTCTCAATCCAAATGCATATTCAGATCTTCACCTTTGGATccaatttattaattttagttagtctttttatttattaatttatttattaatttatatactTATTTTGAGTAGAGTTTGTGTTATTTTTGTTGtatgttagtttatttttttatttttatctttattcatatTCGGGCACAGAGAATTTTAAGACCTAGAACATTAGTTTCTTCATATTGATATAGTTAATTGGTGACGAAAACATTACGAGAAACAGATTTTTATCATGTTTTTTAAATAAGAAGAGTAAACTGTAAATAATCCTTAATAACGGCATTAATAGACAGATAGCGGCTGAAAACACATACGTTTCGTCTTCCAGTGGGTGAATATACAATCAGTCTAGAGGATGTGGCACATATCTATGGCCTCTCGACTGACGGTGTTGTAAGTGGAAGAATGGATAGTAGTTTTGCCCACCTGGTCGACAAATGCGTGGCCAACTTTCGGATACCGCTAGGTGAAAACGATCATGTGTCTAGTGTGATCAAGCTGTCATGGATCAGACAAATCCGTGACACAGAGGCGTTGGACACTCCAAAGTCTGTGTTACACTATGTCCGTTGTCACATATTCTGCTTGATTGGGACCACTTTGTTTCCTGATAAGTCGACGTCAATGATGAGCTGCAAGTACTTGCCCCTGTTGAGGAATTTTGCAGAAAAATCAGTTCTTACAATTGGAGATCGGCATGTTTGGCATATTTGTATAAGTCCTTGTGTCGGACCTCGCGTTATGATACGAAGGAGATGGAAGGTCCCCTAGTGCTGTTGTATGTCTGGGCATGGGAGCGAATTCCTTGGCTAGCTCCAATTCCCGCACCCATTCTTGCAGGTGGAGTATTTCTGTTGGCACGAaggtaaaattattttttcacttGAAAAATAGTATTATTACATGGTGAATTGTATACTACTGTGTTAAGTCCTTGTTGTCATGTTAGTAATAGATATGTTAATATTTTCAGGTGGAATAATTGGAGGAAACGCTAGATCCATAGAGAAATGAAAGTAGCACAAGTTTGGCAGCTGCTGGACGATATCCAGTCTAAAGGGGTAATAATTACAAACcgtgagataaaataaaaaatagtatattTGCATTTGCTAACTTCAATTTGACTGACAAAACACTTTAATGCAGTTTCTGTGGCGACCATTTGTACACATCCAACATGAGGTGTCGCAAGATGTATATGTCATCATGAGATATGAACTGTTATGGGCCCATTGATTAACTTTAAGATCATAGAATGGCACCCAGCTGATAACGTTTGCCGGCAATTTCATTATCCACAGCCTGAACCTGGCCCGCCAAAGAATTTGGAGGAGGCACACAATGTCATGTTGCGTGGTGAGCAAAATACCAACTGGAGACTATATCATAGTGACTGGGTCGCAACGTGGGAGGTGCACCGATGCCATTACACCATTGATGACTTTCAGGTAGATCCTTATGTGCCTAGTGTTGAATACATCGGTTGGTATACAAGAGAGTTTGGTGATCATCTGACTGTATGTGACAAAATTTGGGTCGATCCATTTGATGCACAACAACCACACCCGCCACATCAATAACCACCCCTACCCCGACAATGACCACCATTACAGCCATACTATCTGGCCCTACCACCACCACAGTATCCACCGTACTACCCACCATTGCCTGAACCACAACATCCACCTCCACCAGCGGACTATTATATGCAGTATCCACCTCCACCACCACACCATACACCATACTATTCACCACTGTCACCCTACTATCCACCATAGTACCGACCTCCTCCATCATATTAACCACCACAAGGACGACTAGCACCACCTCATTCGCAACAAAAACAATGGTAACAACAAGAAGGAAATATTGGAAGTTTGTCAATATCTTGGTTAATGGAATTGGGATGAGACGAGTTTTGGTTTCCATTTTGGTATCTAGCAACAGGAACCACAGAATAACGAGAAATTACATGCACATTTCGTTCTTAGTCAACTAGTTCCTGGTCGTATGTCACTAGATACTCGGTCTGGTCGTGTTCCTTTAGATATTGGCTAGTCTACTGCACAAGCATCTACAGATTCCAAGGATAGTTGCCCAAATGGTGGCTTCAGGTACATGCATGAGAAGCTTGATACACGCCTGCATGAACAAGCATGGCAAATGGGTGGAAAAAAAAGTATGTAGCGACTCCGACGAAGAGGATGACGAGGGATCTGAGGACGCAAGCATGGGTGACAGCGGTGATGGTGGCGATGATGACTCCCCACGTGGTAGTGCAGGTGGCAACCGCCAATGCAATAGTGGACATGAGACGGCATATTTACTTCAGACTAATATAGCACCTCCAGATAAACTCAGTCCATCGCCCTTCATGAAAATgcttaagaagaaaaagaagtttgTAGTCGGTAGACCAAGTTGGcttgaaaaaagaaagaaaaaatgaaccTCAAGTGATTTTATAGTGTAGTATACTCTTAAGCAGCTCTTGTGTGTGCGATGTGATGTAAACCTTTTATGTACTATGAACTCTTTTGTACCAACTATCATATGTATAACGTTATTTAATTTTCCATAATTAATCGTTTGTCTAGTGACTTGAAATGCAAGCTGTGGTTTTTTATGTTACAGTATAAGTCACTGCAAAACTACATGTACTGTAAAACCTAGACAAAAATGGAAGGACCAAAAACTAATGTCAACAAGTTAGACAATAACAAAGTAATGACATCTACAACAAAACATTGAATAGAAAGACAACATCTAAATTAATCATGTAAACTCTATGAACATATTGATAATTAGAAGACCCTAACATAACCAACTATGTAACAGGTCCTCCCCAACCTGAGCTCGACCCGGCACGATAAGGACATCAACTGTGGCTATGTCCCTCACCTCTAAAAAAGTTACATCGTCGCAGACCATGCATCTGGCAAGCATCCATTTCGCTCAAGTATCGAGTTGATTTCTGTCAACCCTTACCACCTCGCCTAGGTGCCGGATTAGGGATCAACTGTGGACCAGTGTCAGCTGGCCATGTGCTCAGATCTCCAACTAGTACAAACTCAGTTCGGTGAACTCTTTGAATTTCGTCCATCTTGAAGACATTCATGCACATAAACACTGCAATTTAAACATTGGTCTGCACAACATGCAAAAACGTATCGACACAGAAGTCGGGTCACCTGGAAGTTACTGTAAATCCCGCAAAACTgatgaataattagttaataaattaaatattattaaaagacattaaaaaattaaattttatagtttagagaagtaaaaatatttaaaatataaattttaacactgattttaaagaatttggcccaaaattggatcAACAGGCCGAACTGATTGGATTGGGTCCAAACCGGACCCAAatcataacatatatatatatatataacacataATTCAGCCTCATCTTCCCCAAATGATCTGAAGCACGTTGAGGAAGAAGCAAACAACCATTGAACCCTAACCCTTCCACCTCCAATTTCAAATCCTTATAACTTTTAATtcggagctctgattgacgagtcGTCAGCAGCCACGCGTTCGTCTCAGAATTCTCTTCAAAACCATCTAAACAATTAGATAAGAAAGTTGCATTTTTTGTGTAGGATTaatgtcggttaggaatttcacaaaattatTTCGTCAAAGTATAGATCTAAATCGATAAACAATCCtcgatcaaagtttaatttgtttgtcacaagtacaaaccccaataaaaataaactgaagtattcaaacctcggattgtctctcaaaagaattgcagaaaagtgtgcatattattggctatgattGTATCTTTTGGGGGTTTTAGGTTTGattgacaagaaaataaaaatgacaagaaagtaaaactaacaactaagatgGGTCTTAGCAAGGATCAAGAGTCAAGGGCTCCTATCTTGGATTATTGACCACAACATAGCGATTAAAAAgagttaattccacttagttgtcCTCTAACATCGGAGGATTAAGTCAAGTGGAGATAGTTGATCCAAAAACTACTAACAACCCTAAATGGCCAATGGAACTGGACATCAATGATCTCAATGGTCCTAAATCCTCAATCACAAGTCAAGAGTACCAAAATCtattctaaaatccaaccaaacattttttcaaacacttggaaggcactaaaaggaaagcatgttaaaattgcaagaaatataaatctacaactatccaatgcaagaaaataacaataacaattaaagaaagcaataataacatgaaaatataaattgtattaataaagataaaaaataacaagagtgcatgaacatacaagtaacaaaataaaaagagtagcaaatcaaactaaaaaaacaaagatgtaagaaaaataaattacaaggaaattaaatcAAGGCAAGAATTAAAGACTAAACCAAGGAGAGATCTACtctaaatctaccctaattctagagagaagagagagcttctttcTCTATAATGTAACCTAAAGCATGTTACTATTCtatcctaattgctctcccttgttccttcttgaattttgcctcaaatacttcagaatTGAGTTGAATTTGGGCCTCAGTGAGCTCATAAATTTCCCCCAGCATgttgcctttaatgaggtcacgtgccgcttgtcacgcgtacgcgtcgccttgacGAGTTtctttttcacgcgtacgcgtcgccttgaaTCTTCCAAatcattattttttatgaattctccatcttgcatgcttttctcttcactcattTGATCCATTCCTTGCCTCTTAACCctaaaatcactaacaaacatatcaaggaatcgaGTGGAATCAAAGTAAAGTAAATTTAACTAATtaaaagcctaaaaagcatgtttttaaccattaagcacaattaggagaaattcatgaaaccatgctattttgttgAACAAATGGGAGAAAAGTTAACAAAATCCACCAAatacaatacaaaataaaccataaaattgtggtttatcaacctccccacacttaaaattagcatgtcctcatgctaaattcaagaAAGACAAAAGGGGTAAtcaatttattcaatgcaaactatctaaatgcaagtgACCTACATGCATCTAACTATTctaattgctatatatatatat
The DNA window shown above is from Arachis ipaensis cultivar K30076 chromosome B08, Araip1.1, whole genome shotgun sequence and carries:
- the LOC110262460 gene encoding disease resistance protein TAO1-like, translated to MGNMPCELKLIGNSILFGVMITSLQGVRSILFPVDNQGASEAFLDAWVLNCKYLRYLDLSDSTCETLPESIGKLKHLRYISLQGNTRIKRLPNSICKLQHLQVLLLDRCSNLETLPKKIRKLISLQRLDITTKQSILPESDIAKLNCLEHLSVENCDNLKSLFVETRLPTLRTLQVRGCANLKSLPLDTQHFPQLETLGISSVGNEDWLHRSEDTNAVLRLKTIVLFEMATLPHSLQQYASTLQGLMISRCYELEVLPEWLWNLSSLKFLYISRCPKLKSLSSDIHRLTSLQVLRIINCHELYRKYEPQVGECWPMISHIKHTDIRNTWE